The DNA window GAGGAAATTCAAGAAAGTTGCGTAGCATTCTCTTAGATACAGGGGCGTTTGTTGCACTTCTTGACAGAAGCGAGAGGAATCATGAGCCTTGTGTCTCATTCTTTAAAGAATTTAAGGGCAGGTTGCTTACAACAGAGCCTGTTCTTACAGAGGCTGTTTATCTCCTCGGGCCATCTATCAAGGCACAAATGTCCTGCATAGAGTTTATCTTAAAAGGTGGTGCTATGCTCGTTCCTCAATCAGTAGAAAGTCTTTCAAGAGCTATTTCACTAATGGAGAAATATAAAGACATACCAATGGATTTTGCTGATGCTACTTTGGTTACACTCGCAGAGGAGACAGGGATTGATGAGGTATTTACATTAGATGTAAGGGGCTTTGGCACATACCGCATTCATGGGAAAAAGCCATTTAAGATTTATCCTCAGTAGCTTAGTTGATGCTATGGAAATAGGTCTGGAAGGCTCTAAACACTAACGGACAATAGCCCTGATAATTTTTAAGGTAAGCTGTAACTTCTCTTCATTAGCCTCTTTAAGCAGATTAACTATATTCCCAAAAAGTTCTTTACCCTTCACCTCATGCATGTATTCAAAAAGGTCTTTTATCTCCACATTTAAAGCCTTAGCAATCTTCTCAAGTGTATCCAAAGAGGGGTAACTACTTCCTACCTCAATTCTACTTAGATGTTTTGGGTCTATATCTACCCTTTCTGATAGTTGCTCCTGCGATAACCCCTTTGACCTCCGTAGTTCCTTTATCCTTGCGCCGAGCAATTCCTTTGTTGTCTTCATAAAACCTCCATCGCTTAAATCATCACCTTTTAAAATGTGATTTGGAACAACTTAAAAGATAGAAAATACTTGACAAATCCTACATTTTAAGTAGAATTATCTATGGCAAAGATAGATTAATAGCCAAAAAATCAACCTAAAAGATAGCTTTTATTGGGAGGAGGTGAGAGATATGGACTGACT is part of the Nitrospirota bacterium genome and encodes:
- a CDS encoding PIN domain-containing protein; the protein is MRSILLDTGAFVALLDRSERNHEPCVSFFKEFKGRLLTTEPVLTEAVYLLGPSIKAQMSCIEFILKGGAMLVPQSVESLSRAISLMEKYKDIPMDFADATLVTLAEETGIDEVFTLDVRGFGTYRIHGKKPFKIYPQ
- a CDS encoding helix-turn-helix transcriptional regulator, encoding MKTTKELLGARIKELRRSKGLSQEQLSERVDIDPKHLSRIEVGSSYPSLDTLEKIAKALNVEIKDLFEYMHEVKGKELFGNIVNLLKEANEEKLQLTLKIIRAIVR